In Streptomyces camelliae, the sequence TGGTGGTGAACTCTTCCTCGCCGCCCGGCAGATAGCGCCCGTCGACGTAGGCGACCGCTTCGCCGGGGACGACGTTGATCTTGTAACCGGCTTCCAGCATGGTCGGGTTGGCGCTGTTGCGCAGGGTTGCCTCGACCAGCGCGGCCGCCGGGCCGAGCTTCTCCAGCAGCCGGTCCACGTCCCGGAAGTCGGGCTCGATGCCGTACAGGGTGGCGAGTTCGGTGAGTGCGGCCCGCACCGTCGGGGTGAGCCGGATCCGCCATTCGTGCTCGCCGATGCGCGCGACGGCGGCGGCGAGCCGGGTGACCGCGTTGTCCTTGTGCACCTTGGAGCCGTGCCCGGCCCGGCCGCGCGCGGTGAGTTTCACCCAGCCGGTGCCCCGCTCCCCGGCGCCGATCGGGTAGAGCTGCCGGCCGGCGCCGTCGTGGAAGGTGAAGGCGCCGGACTCGCTGATGCCCTCGGTGCAGCCCTCGAACAGCTCGGGGTGGTGGTCGGCGAGGAACCCGGAGCCGTCCTCGGCGCTGGCCTCCTCGTCGGCGGTGAAGGCGATGACGATGTCCCGGCGGGGCCGTACGCCCAGCCGGGCCCAGGCACGCACGACGGCGAGGATCATCGCGTCCATGTTCTTCATGTCGACGGCGCCGCGGCCCCACACCACCCCGTCGCGGATCTCCCCGGAGAACGGGTGCACGCTCCAGTCGGCGGCCTCGGCCGGCACCACGTCGAGATGGCCGTGGACCAGCAGCGCGTCGGCGGCGGGGTCGGTGCCCTCGATCCGGGCGACGACGTTGGTGCGGCCCGGTGTGCGCTCCAGCAGCAGCGGCTCCAGGCCCGCGCCGGCCAGCCGTTCGGCGGCGTACTCGGCGGCGGGCCGCTCCCGGCAGTCCCCGCCGCCCCGGTTGGTGGTGTCGATGCGGATCAGACCGGAGGTGAACTCCACGACCTCGTCCAGCGCCTGAAGGTCGGTCTGCCGGTCGGTGTGCTGGTCAGCCATACTGCTCCTCCACGGCGGCGGAGACGATCGTGGTGACCGCCTTGAACGTCCTGATCCCCTCGTACATGGTGGCGCTGGTGTACGCCACCTTCCGCTCCCCGATGCGGGCGACCCCGGGGACGACGGTGGCGGCCATCGCCAGATGCTCGGCGTCGAACTCGACGGCGA encodes:
- a CDS encoding M20/M25/M40 family metallo-hydrolase, giving the protein MADQHTDRQTDLQALDEVVEFTSGLIRIDTTNRGGGDCRERPAAEYAAERLAGAGLEPLLLERTPGRTNVVARIEGTDPAADALLVHGHLDVVPAEAADWSVHPFSGEIRDGVVWGRGAVDMKNMDAMILAVVRAWARLGVRPRRDIVIAFTADEEASAEDGSGFLADHHPELFEGCTEGISESGAFTFHDGAGRQLYPIGAGERGTGWVKLTARGRAGHGSKVHKDNAVTRLAAAVARIGEHEWRIRLTPTVRAALTELATLYGIEPDFRDVDRLLEKLGPAAALVEATLRNSANPTMLEAGYKINVVPGEAVAYVDGRYLPGGEEEFTTTLDQLTGPDVSWEFAHREVALQAPVESPTFARMRAAVEEFAPDGHVVPYCMSGGTDAKQFSRLGITGYGFAPLKLPEDLDYQALFHGVDERVPVEALHFGVRVLDRFLRTA